A single window of Carassius gibelio isolate Cgi1373 ecotype wild population from Czech Republic chromosome A19, carGib1.2-hapl.c, whole genome shotgun sequence DNA harbors:
- the LOC127935127 gene encoding uncharacterized protein LOC127935127 gives MQDMKNIIFFCVLWIINIQITSSDESIQGSSDLLRVQKGENISLKYNMSNRKEIAWYHLRANRFNLLISAQTDITGRKFLTTYNPNRTRLKISTDPWITRATLEISGVTESDSGLYFCGTKSDTTEMHFDRPIRLEIEGQQAEDRCTELPKEADNTDEVTLTERVLMFGGVGLAILVFFLATVIAGRIIHYRGWQKGWSTAKRSSRIHHKSAK, from the exons ATGCAagacatgaaaaatataattttcttctgtgtactttggatcataaatatacaaatCACTTCCAGTG ATGAATCAATTCAAGGATCTTCTGATCTGCTGAGAGTTCAGAAGGGAGAAAACATCAGTCTGAAATACAACATGAGCAACCGAAAAGAAATCGCCTGGTATCACCTCAGAGCCAACCGATTCAATCTACTGATTTCTGCACAGACTGACATAACTGGGAGAAAATTTCTGACCACCTACAATCCAAACCGGACTCGTCTGAAAATCTCTACAGACCCATGGATCACCAGAGCCACGCTAGAGATTTCTGGAGTAACCGAGTCAGATTCAGGTCTTTATTTCTGTGGAACGAAGTCGGACACTACCGAGATGCACTTCGATCGACCCATCAGACTAGAGATCGAGGGTCAACAAGCCGAGGATCGGTGCACTG AACTGCCAAAAGAAGCTGACAACACAG aTGAGGTGACGCTGACGGAGCGTGTGCTGATGTTTGGTGGTGTTGGGCTGGCTATTCTTGTGTTTTTTCTGGCTACAGTCATTGCTGGAAGAATCATTCACTATCGCGGCTGGCAGAAAGGATGGAGCACAGCCAAACGCTCATCTAGGATTCATCACAAATCAGCTAAATAA